One window of the Anaeromyxobacter dehalogenans 2CP-C genome contains the following:
- a CDS encoding DNA-formamidopyrimidine glycosylase family protein yields MPEGDTLARAARALHRALAGKPVVRFETVLPRLARVDAGAPVAGRTVERVESVGKHLLLHFSGGLVLRTHLRMNGSWHLYRPGAPWRRPASAMRVLVEVPDAVAVAFELPVAEWIRAADLGRAPALARLGPDLLSPAFDQAEAERRLRARGALAVADALVDQGALAGAGNELKSEILFVAGVSPFRRVEDLADAELRAVIATARRLIAENVPPPGPGGVETWRGGRRTTRRMNPRERAWVYGRGGRPCRRCGAPIAFARQGPHAQATWWCPRCQPGPG; encoded by the coding sequence ATGCCCGAGGGCGACACGCTGGCCCGGGCCGCGCGCGCCCTGCACCGCGCGCTCGCCGGCAAGCCGGTGGTCCGCTTCGAGACGGTGCTGCCCCGGCTGGCGCGCGTGGACGCCGGCGCGCCGGTGGCCGGGCGCACCGTGGAGCGGGTGGAGTCCGTCGGCAAGCACCTGCTCCTCCACTTCTCGGGCGGCCTCGTGCTGCGCACGCACCTGCGCATGAACGGGAGCTGGCACCTGTACCGGCCCGGCGCCCCGTGGCGGCGGCCCGCCTCGGCGATGCGCGTGCTCGTCGAGGTGCCGGACGCGGTGGCGGTGGCGTTCGAGCTGCCGGTGGCGGAGTGGATCCGCGCCGCGGACCTGGGGCGGGCCCCGGCGCTGGCGCGCCTCGGGCCCGACCTGCTCTCGCCGGCGTTCGACCAGGCCGAGGCGGAGCGGCGGCTGCGGGCGCGCGGCGCGCTCGCCGTCGCGGACGCGCTGGTGGACCAGGGGGCGCTCGCCGGCGCCGGCAACGAGCTCAAGTCGGAGATCCTGTTCGTGGCCGGGGTGAGCCCGTTCCGCCGGGTCGAGGACCTCGCCGACGCGGAGCTGCGCGCGGTGATCGCGACCGCGCGCCGGCTCATCGCCGAGAACGTCCCGCCGCCCGGGCCCGGCGGCGTGGAGACCTGGCGCGGCGGGCGCCGCACCACCCGCCGCATGAACCCGCGCGAGCGGGCCTGGGTGTACGGCCGCGGCGGGCGCCCGTGCCGCCGGTGCGGCGCGCCCATCGCGTTCGCGCGGCAGGGCCCGCACGCGCAGGCCACCTGGTGGTGCCCGCGCTGCCAGCCGGGCCCGGGCTGA
- a CDS encoding Lhr family helicase, with protein MARSPDAAAVPFHPAVRAWFERAFQAPTRAQALGWPPIHRGESTLLLAPTGSGKTLAAFLSCIDRLMFSPEPPRRERLRVVYVSPLKALAVDVERNLRAPLAGIAQVAAERGDAHRIPSVAVRTGDTPAAERARFARDPADVLITTPESLYLLLTQAAREGLRTVETVIVDEIHALVPSKRGAHLALSLERLEQLAGRPLQRIGLSATQRPLDEVARFLGGARPAAPAGAGEAEGALGELRDRAARPAWRPVTVVDAGSRKALELTVEVPVEDMARLGEPLDLPGGDASQAPPRASIWTAIHPRLLELVKAHRTTLLFVNSRRVAERLAGALNELAGETLVQAHHGSIARPQRIAIEDNLKAGRVRGLVATSSLELGIDMGSVDLVVQIEAPPSVASGMQRIGRAGHQVGAPSAGVLFPKYRGDLVACAALTEAMQEGDVEATRYLRNPLDVLAQQIVAMVSLDDWRVDDLHAALRGAAPFAELPRGILEGVLDLLSGRYPSEELAELRPRVTWDRVRGVLRAREGARRVAVVSGGTIPDRGLYGVYLLGGAKGQARVGELDEEMVFETAVGETFTLGASTWRVEEITHDRVLVSPAPGEPGKMPFWHGDAAARPVELGRRIGRLVRELRGVPRAAALERLRARHGLDARAAENLVRYLEDQQQAAGAVPDDRTVLVERCRDELGDWRVCVLAPFGSAVLVPWCMAAARRARDRLGADPETLWTNDGFALRLPETDQPPEVDFLFPEPEEVEALVVEQLGATALFAARFREASARALLLPRRRPGQRTPLWQQRKRAADLLAVASRFAQFPLLLEAYRECLRDVFDLPALVELMRDLKAGRVRRAVADTRVPSPFAGSLLFGFVASFIYDGDAPLAERRAQALAIDQAQLRELLGEAELRELLDADALADLEARLQLLRPELRVRSADGLADMLLRLGDLSRAEVERRSASPEVAASLDRLVAERRAVPLRVGGEERFVAVEDAARYRDGLGVPLPPGVPEALLAPVPDALDGLVARHARRHAPFTAGELAARLGLGRAAAERVLERLARAGRLLEGAFRPHGAEREWCDPDVLRTLRRRSLAKLREEIEPVEPRVLGRTLLGWHGITRRAAGLDAVLDAVEKLQGAPLPASLLESEILPARVEGYLPGDLDALAAGGEVTWVGLEPLGERDGRVAIFLADALPALLPPAPAAEPPEDPRERRILDHLAHRGACFFPELHEAAGGGFAQQTVDAIWALVWRGLVTNDTFQVLRARAARAAPRRDRERARRTARRAAAAGYRSRLSAPPGAGGRWTLVEARRDAGGRPRPTPTQWSAALAQQLLARYGVVTRGVAAAEALPGGFGAVYDVLRHLEESGRIRRGYFVAGVGAMQFAQPGALDLLRASREPGEAPEVVTLAAADPANAWGALVEWPPVPGAPEGKRPARAVGAEVVLVDGAPGAWAARGLRQVLAWLPEDEPDRSRVGEAVAGALAALARDALARGEGALLEEVNGVAAATHPLAGFLVQAGFSPAGTALQLPRRAAGALTLPSGAGLA; from the coding sequence ATGGCGAGGTCCCCCGATGCGGCGGCGGTGCCGTTCCACCCCGCGGTGCGGGCCTGGTTCGAGCGCGCCTTCCAGGCGCCCACCCGCGCGCAGGCGCTCGGCTGGCCGCCGATCCACCGGGGGGAGAGCACGCTGCTGCTCGCGCCGACCGGCAGCGGCAAGACGCTGGCCGCGTTCCTGTCCTGCATCGACCGGCTCATGTTCTCGCCCGAGCCGCCGCGCCGGGAGCGGCTGCGGGTGGTGTACGTCTCGCCGCTGAAGGCGCTGGCGGTGGACGTGGAGCGCAACCTGCGCGCGCCGCTCGCCGGCATCGCGCAGGTGGCGGCGGAGCGCGGCGACGCGCACCGGATCCCCTCGGTGGCCGTGCGCACCGGGGACACGCCCGCCGCGGAGCGGGCGCGCTTCGCGCGCGACCCCGCCGACGTCCTCATCACCACCCCGGAGTCGCTCTACCTGCTGCTCACGCAGGCGGCGCGCGAGGGGCTCCGCACGGTGGAGACGGTGATCGTGGACGAGATCCACGCGCTCGTCCCGAGCAAGCGCGGCGCGCACCTGGCGCTGTCGCTGGAGCGGCTGGAGCAGCTGGCCGGGCGGCCGCTGCAGCGGATCGGGCTCTCGGCCACGCAGCGCCCGCTCGACGAGGTGGCGCGGTTCCTGGGCGGCGCGCGCCCGGCCGCGCCGGCGGGGGCGGGCGAGGCCGAGGGCGCGCTGGGCGAGCTGCGCGACCGGGCCGCCCGCCCGGCCTGGCGGCCGGTGACGGTGGTGGACGCGGGGTCGCGCAAGGCCCTCGAGCTCACCGTCGAGGTGCCGGTCGAGGACATGGCTCGCCTGGGCGAGCCGCTCGACCTGCCCGGCGGCGACGCCTCGCAGGCGCCCCCGCGGGCCTCGATCTGGACGGCCATCCACCCGCGCCTGCTCGAGCTGGTGAAGGCGCACCGCACCACGTTGCTGTTCGTGAACAGCCGGCGGGTGGCCGAGCGGCTCGCCGGCGCGCTGAACGAGCTGGCGGGCGAGACGCTGGTGCAGGCGCACCACGGCTCCATCGCCCGGCCGCAGCGCATCGCCATCGAGGACAACCTCAAGGCCGGGCGGGTCCGCGGCCTGGTGGCGACCTCCTCGCTGGAGCTCGGCATCGACATGGGCTCGGTGGACCTGGTGGTCCAGATCGAGGCGCCGCCGTCGGTCGCGAGCGGCATGCAGCGCATCGGGCGCGCCGGCCACCAGGTGGGCGCGCCCAGCGCCGGCGTGCTGTTCCCGAAGTACCGCGGCGACCTCGTCGCCTGCGCCGCGCTCACCGAGGCCATGCAGGAGGGCGACGTCGAGGCGACGCGCTACCTGCGCAACCCGCTCGACGTGCTGGCGCAGCAGATCGTGGCGATGGTCTCGCTCGACGACTGGCGGGTGGACGACCTCCACGCGGCGCTGCGCGGCGCCGCGCCGTTCGCCGAGCTGCCGCGCGGGATCCTGGAGGGCGTGCTCGACCTGCTCTCGGGCCGGTATCCGTCGGAGGAGCTGGCCGAGCTGCGCCCGCGCGTCACCTGGGACCGGGTGCGCGGGGTGCTGCGCGCGCGCGAGGGCGCGCGGCGGGTGGCGGTGGTGAGCGGCGGGACCATCCCGGACCGCGGCCTCTACGGCGTGTACCTGCTGGGCGGCGCCAAGGGCCAGGCGCGGGTGGGCGAGCTGGACGAGGAGATGGTCTTCGAGACGGCGGTCGGCGAGACGTTCACCCTGGGCGCCTCCACCTGGCGCGTCGAGGAGATCACCCACGACCGCGTGCTCGTGTCGCCGGCGCCGGGCGAGCCGGGGAAGATGCCGTTCTGGCACGGCGACGCGGCCGCCCGGCCGGTGGAGCTGGGGCGGCGCATCGGGCGGCTGGTGCGGGAGCTGCGCGGGGTGCCGCGCGCCGCCGCGCTGGAGCGCCTGCGGGCCCGCCACGGCCTCGACGCGCGCGCGGCGGAGAACCTGGTCCGCTACCTCGAGGACCAGCAGCAGGCGGCCGGGGCGGTGCCGGACGACCGGACCGTGCTGGTGGAGCGCTGCCGCGACGAGCTGGGCGACTGGCGCGTGTGCGTGCTCGCGCCGTTCGGCAGCGCGGTGCTCGTCCCCTGGTGCATGGCGGCGGCCCGGCGCGCCCGCGACCGGCTCGGCGCCGACCCGGAGACGCTCTGGACCAACGACGGCTTCGCGCTCCGGCTCCCGGAGACCGACCAGCCGCCCGAGGTGGACTTCCTGTTCCCGGAGCCGGAGGAGGTCGAGGCGCTGGTGGTGGAGCAGCTCGGGGCCACCGCGCTGTTCGCCGCCCGCTTCCGCGAGGCGTCCGCGCGCGCGCTGCTCCTGCCGCGCCGCCGCCCCGGCCAGCGGACCCCGCTGTGGCAGCAGCGCAAGCGCGCCGCCGACCTGCTCGCGGTGGCCTCCCGCTTCGCGCAGTTCCCGCTGCTCCTCGAGGCCTACCGCGAGTGCCTGCGCGACGTGTTCGACCTGCCCGCGCTGGTGGAGCTGATGCGCGACCTGAAGGCGGGGCGGGTGCGCCGGGCGGTCGCCGACACGCGGGTGCCGTCGCCGTTCGCCGGCTCGCTCCTGTTCGGCTTCGTGGCGAGCTTCATCTACGACGGCGACGCGCCGCTGGCGGAGCGGCGCGCGCAGGCGCTCGCCATCGACCAGGCGCAGCTCCGCGAGCTGCTGGGCGAGGCGGAGCTGCGCGAGCTGCTCGACGCCGACGCGCTCGCCGACCTGGAGGCGCGGCTGCAGCTCCTGCGGCCCGAGCTGCGGGTGCGCAGCGCCGACGGCCTCGCCGACATGCTGCTCCGGCTCGGGGATCTCAGCCGCGCCGAGGTGGAGCGCCGCTCGGCGAGCCCGGAGGTCGCCGCCAGCCTCGACCGGCTGGTGGCGGAGCGGCGGGCGGTGCCGCTCCGCGTCGGCGGGGAGGAGCGGTTCGTGGCGGTGGAGGACGCCGCCCGCTACCGCGACGGCCTCGGGGTGCCGCTCCCGCCCGGCGTGCCCGAGGCGCTGCTCGCGCCGGTGCCGGACGCGCTCGACGGCCTGGTGGCGCGCCACGCCCGCCGGCACGCGCCGTTCACCGCGGGGGAGCTGGCGGCGCGCCTCGGCCTGGGCCGGGCCGCGGCGGAGCGGGTGCTGGAGCGGCTCGCGCGCGCGGGCCGGCTGCTGGAGGGCGCGTTCCGGCCGCACGGCGCGGAGCGCGAGTGGTGCGACCCGGACGTGCTCCGGACGCTCCGGCGCCGCTCGCTCGCGAAGCTCCGCGAGGAGATCGAGCCGGTCGAGCCGCGGGTGCTGGGGCGGACGCTGCTCGGCTGGCACGGGATCACGCGCCGCGCCGCCGGCCTGGACGCGGTGCTGGACGCGGTCGAGAAGCTCCAGGGCGCGCCGCTGCCGGCGTCGCTGCTCGAGAGCGAGATCCTGCCGGCGCGGGTGGAGGGCTACCTGCCCGGCGACCTCGACGCGCTCGCGGCGGGCGGGGAGGTGACCTGGGTCGGCCTCGAGCCGCTGGGCGAGCGCGACGGGCGGGTCGCGATCTTCCTCGCCGACGCGCTGCCCGCGCTGCTCCCCCCGGCGCCGGCCGCCGAGCCGCCGGAGGATCCGCGGGAGCGGCGCATCCTCGATCACCTGGCGCACCGCGGGGCCTGCTTCTTCCCGGAGCTGCACGAGGCCGCGGGCGGCGGCTTCGCCCAGCAGACGGTGGACGCGATCTGGGCGCTGGTGTGGCGGGGGCTGGTGACGAACGACACGTTCCAGGTGCTGCGGGCCCGCGCCGCGCGGGCCGCGCCGCGGCGCGATCGCGAGCGGGCGCGCCGGACCGCCCGGCGGGCCGCGGCGGCCGGGTACCGCTCGCGCCTCTCCGCGCCGCCCGGCGCGGGCGGGCGCTGGACGCTGGTGGAGGCGCGCCGCGACGCCGGCGGCCGGCCCCGGCCCACCCCGACGCAGTGGAGCGCGGCGCTCGCGCAGCAGCTGCTGGCGCGCTACGGCGTGGTGACCCGCGGCGTGGCCGCCGCCGAGGCGCTGCCGGGCGGCTTCGGCGCGGTCTACGACGTGCTGCGCCACCTCGAGGAGTCGGGGCGGATCCGGCGCGGCTACTTCGTGGCCGGGGTGGGCGCGATGCAGTTCGCGCAGCCGGGCGCGCTCGACCTGCTGCGCGCCTCGCGCGAGCCGGGCGAGGCGCCGGAGGTGGTGACGCTGGCGGCGGCCGACCCGGCCAACGCGTGGGGCGCGCTGGTGGAGTGGCCGCCGGTGCCGGGGGCGCCGGAGGGCAAGCGGCCCGCGCGCGCGGTGGGCGCCGAGGTGGTGCTGGTGGACGGGGCGCCCGGCGCCTGGGCGGCCCGCGGGCTGCGGCAGGTGCTGGCGTGGCTGCCGGAGGACGAGCCGGACCGCTCGCGGGTGGGCGAGGCGGTGGCGGGCGCGCTCGCGGCGCTGGCCCGCGACGCGCTCGCGCGCGGGGAGGGCGCGCTGCTGGAGGAGGTGAACGGGGTCGCTGCGGCGACGCACCCGCTGGCCGGCTTCCTGGTGCAGGCCGGGTTCTCGCCGGCCGGCACCGCGCTGCAGCTCCCGCGCCGCGCCGCCGGCGCGCTGACGCTCCCCTCCGGCGCCGGGCTGGCCTGA
- a CDS encoding CHASE domain-containing sensor histidine kinase, with protein sequence MPNRRRPPVAVLRTHAVPAAVAAISLAATLASWQYVRAAVQAQEVARFRERATAGTDALRDRMNAYVAMLRATRGFVEGTGGEPDRVGFRTYVQSIELTRYYRGIQGLGWCRALRPGEVTAHVAAVREQWNPEYRVWPEGERALYSSIVFLEPLDWRNRRAIGFDMFSEPVRRAAMERARDTGDVAASAPVELVQEAGTERQAGFLVYLPVYARAPRSPEERRELLRGWVYAPFRATDLLRSTLGDAPARTIGLAVFDGEVETPDALLYDDGTAARGGALTTAQRLEVAGRTWTVRHTASAAFVSRTDRALPGLVLGVGAALTVLLFWITRSEVLARGRAEQDARRTAFLAAASQRLASDLDYRRTLPEVARLAAERVADVCVGCVVEPAGPLWFAGHRDPARAAAWQAAAAATGLDPQARTGMAAALSTGQPHEVDRAPDRVPFFARSPALADRMREDRVDALLSVPLMVRGEPLGAITLLSAHGPFDGHDRAIAEDLARLLAASVDTARLTWRAQDAVRVRDEFLSIASHELKTPLTSLALQSDSLRASAGRGDAEALVRKSEVIRRSVDRLTRLVASLLDLSRINAGRLELELEPVDLAEVARDVVARFEEEAARAACPLSLEAPEPVVGRWDRVRLDQVLTNLLGNAVKYGPGRPVEVRVRADGDRALLSVRDHGIGISASDQRRIFERFERAVSRRHYGGFGLGLWIVREIVEVLGGTVRVESAPGAGSTFTVTLSRAPEPAAARRAGAATTSPPPTA encoded by the coding sequence ATGCCCAACCGTCGCCGCCCGCCCGTCGCCGTCCTCCGCACGCACGCGGTGCCCGCGGCCGTGGCCGCCATCAGCCTCGCGGCCACGCTCGCGTCCTGGCAGTACGTGCGGGCCGCGGTCCAGGCGCAGGAGGTGGCGCGCTTCCGCGAGCGCGCCACCGCGGGCACCGACGCGCTCCGCGACCGGATGAACGCGTACGTGGCGATGCTGCGCGCCACGCGCGGCTTCGTCGAGGGGACCGGCGGCGAGCCGGACCGCGTCGGCTTCCGCACCTACGTCCAGAGCATCGAGCTCACCCGCTACTACCGGGGGATCCAGGGCCTCGGCTGGTGCCGGGCGCTCCGGCCCGGCGAGGTCACCGCCCACGTGGCGGCGGTGCGGGAGCAGTGGAACCCGGAGTACCGCGTCTGGCCCGAGGGCGAGCGCGCGCTCTACTCCAGCATCGTGTTCCTCGAGCCGCTGGACTGGCGAAACCGCCGGGCCATCGGCTTCGACATGTTCTCGGAGCCGGTCCGGCGCGCGGCGATGGAGCGGGCGCGCGACACCGGCGACGTGGCCGCGTCCGCCCCGGTGGAGCTGGTGCAGGAGGCCGGCACCGAGCGGCAGGCCGGGTTCCTCGTGTACCTGCCGGTGTACGCGCGCGCGCCGCGCTCGCCGGAGGAGCGGCGCGAGCTGCTGCGCGGCTGGGTGTACGCGCCGTTCCGCGCCACCGATCTGCTGCGCTCCACGCTCGGCGACGCGCCGGCGCGCACCATCGGGCTGGCGGTGTTCGACGGGGAGGTGGAGACGCCCGACGCCCTGCTCTACGACGACGGCACCGCCGCCCGCGGCGGCGCGCTCACCACCGCGCAGCGCCTGGAGGTGGCCGGCCGCACCTGGACCGTGCGCCACACCGCCAGCGCCGCGTTCGTCTCGCGCACCGACCGGGCGCTCCCGGGGCTGGTGCTGGGCGTGGGGGCGGCGCTCACCGTGCTGCTGTTCTGGATCACCCGCTCCGAGGTGCTGGCGCGCGGCCGCGCCGAGCAGGACGCGCGCCGCACCGCGTTCCTCGCCGCCGCCAGCCAGCGGCTGGCCTCGGACCTCGACTACCGGCGCACCCTCCCCGAGGTGGCCCGGCTCGCCGCCGAGCGGGTGGCGGACGTGTGCGTGGGCTGCGTGGTGGAGCCGGCCGGACCGCTCTGGTTCGCCGGCCACCGCGACCCGGCCCGCGCGGCGGCGTGGCAGGCCGCGGCCGCCGCCACCGGCCTGGACCCGCAGGCGCGCACCGGCATGGCGGCCGCGCTCTCCACCGGCCAGCCGCACGAGGTGGACCGCGCGCCGGACCGGGTGCCGTTCTTCGCGCGCTCCCCCGCGCTCGCCGACCGGATGCGCGAGGATCGCGTGGACGCGCTGCTGAGCGTGCCGCTCATGGTCCGCGGCGAGCCGCTCGGCGCCATCACCCTGCTCTCCGCGCACGGCCCCTTCGACGGGCACGATCGGGCCATCGCCGAGGACCTGGCCCGGCTGCTCGCGGCCTCGGTGGACACGGCGCGGCTCACCTGGCGCGCGCAGGACGCGGTGCGCGTCCGGGACGAGTTCCTCTCGATCGCCTCGCACGAGCTGAAGACGCCGCTCACCTCGCTCGCGCTCCAGTCCGACAGCCTGCGCGCCAGCGCCGGCCGCGGCGACGCGGAGGCGCTGGTGCGCAAGTCGGAGGTGATCCGGCGCAGCGTGGACCGGCTCACCCGCCTGGTGGCGAGCCTGCTCGACCTCTCGCGCATCAACGCCGGCCGGCTGGAGCTGGAGCTCGAGCCGGTGGACCTCGCCGAGGTGGCGCGGGACGTGGTGGCGCGGTTCGAGGAGGAGGCGGCGCGGGCGGCGTGCCCGCTCTCGCTGGAGGCGCCCGAGCCGGTGGTGGGGCGCTGGGATCGGGTGCGGCTCGACCAGGTGCTCACGAACCTGCTCGGGAACGCGGTGAAGTACGGGCCCGGGCGGCCGGTGGAGGTGCGGGTCCGCGCCGACGGCGACCGGGCGCTGCTCTCGGTGCGCGACCACGGCATCGGCATCTCCGCGAGCGACCAGCGGCGCATCTTCGAGCGCTTCGAGCGGGCGGTGTCGCGCCGCCACTACGGCGGCTTCGGCCTGGGCCTGTGGATCGTGCGCGAGATCGTCGAGGTGCTGGGCGGGACCGTCCGCGTCGAGAGCGCGCCCGGCGCCGGCTCGACGTTCACCGTGACGCTGTCGCGCGCGCCCGAGCCCGCCGCCGCGCGCCGGGCCGGGGCCGCCACCACCAGCCCCCCGCCCACGGCCTGA